The DNA region atgtgtttgtgtgttcatattCCTGTAAACAACTCTAATGAAATCCATTGGGtcataaaagaaaagacagacagacatgaagtggaagagaggcaggctggggagggaggaaggcagagtggggagggaggctgggtAGGGAGGGAGCGAATGGAGTGGAAGTGGAACAAGGAAGGGACAAAGGgaagtacacacacagagagagagacttgtgatACTCAAGAACAATGTCAAACCCACCCTGGACACCCAATGCATACTAAATAAAACAGAAGTGTTCAAAActctagaggaagaaagaaagaacagcaatCTTGTACCGGAAGGCTGGGGCAAACAGatcaagtctgaggctagcctaggtATGCAGCAAGCAAGTTCAGGCCAGCAGAGGCTAAAAGCAAGACCCTATCATAAAGAAAGAACTGCGAATCTTCCCTCAATGAGTTCTTGCTAGTCCTGatttcctgttttatttgttGATATTTACCGTATCTGAATTTGAGGGGGTTGATTATAATTAAATCTGTTCTTTCGTAAACCCTTTCCCAAGGTTTCAGAAAGGCGTTCCCAATCCCAAAATCTTAAGTACATTCACCTACTCATTCCTGTGGCTAATTTCCATTTTTACACATCAGTTAGAATTTATGCatacaaagaaggcaaaacctaAACTGCCTTTGTGTTTGTCTTAAGGTCAACAATATAAACTGGCACGGGACCTACATTTTACATAGTAGCGTCTGTTGATGGAAGAAGCTGTCTCCTAACACTGTGACTTCCAGTTCTTGCTCTAACAGGTGAGGGATCACAAGCTATATCAGCATTCTATTGAGCCGCAGcccaccttggttttgaacaAGTCTTTgaactatgtagtccaggatggcctcatctcatgatcctcctgcctcccaaatacCAGAATTAGAAGCACGCATCTGAAATTATAGGTCCACCTTTGGAAGAGTTTATAAATCAAATCCTAATGTTGCAATTGACTTCATTAACAATCTTGTGCAACCCGAAAATTACGTATTGAAGTTAATAGTTGGTTTCTTTGAAATGATACTTTATATATATGTGAACCAGACCTAAataaagatgttattttaaaaaatccattatatataacaataattgaAGAAAACAGAGGTCAAGAATTTTAAAGAGAACAAGTGTAAGGAAGGGCTCAGAGGGAAGAAAGTGGAGGAGAAAATGGTGTAATTGTATTATaacctcaagaaaacaaaatacttaataaaaaaaaaatcctttatacCAAAAGCAATTTCACAGTAACTTAAAACTAATTCCTTTTACCCAGGCAagcaaggtggcacacacctgttatcctattacttgggaggctgaggcaggaatacTTCCATGAATTAAAAAACACTATGGGATACacagtaaaaccttgtctcaaaaaaacaaaacaaatctgtgTACTTTAATTTGATCTAAAAAGCTCATCACTATGATGCTACATTGTAAAATAGTTAAACACAGGTTTGAAACTATTAATCTTGAGACTTACAACTCTGAAGCCATTACAAAGTTGGTAGTCTATGAAATTACAAATCTACAGTCCTCAGCAGAGAAAGCACTTACCCAGTGTGGTGATCTATAATGAGAATGTCCCCTCACCTAGACTCAGGCATATCTGAATATGGGCCCCACCAGGAAGTGCTGTCTGAGGAGGGCTGGAGGTGTGGCCCAACTAGAGAAGGGAAGTCACTGGTAGCTGGCTTTGAGAGAAATGGTGCCATTTCGAATTTTTCTCCCTGGTTCCGGCCTGCAGTGTGAAATGGGAGTTCTCAGCCCCCCACTTCTGCTCTGATGCCATCGCTCCATCCTAGATCTAAcatctggaaccataagccccaaGAAGCTTTTTTATTGTTGCCCTGGTCACAGTGTTCTACCACAGGAATAAAAAATGACTAATATACCTAAGTACCAAGTAGCCTAAAACTGGTATTTAAGCATTAAGTAACTGGGTAAGttggaattataaaaaaaaaaaaaaaaaaaaaaaaaaaggaaatatccaTTTAATTTTCCAGAGCAAATTCTATTTGACTGTTATTAAATGAATCAAAGCATAATTACTTTCAGTGCTTTATTTAATGAATGCTCTAAATTTGCTTAGCCAGACAATAAATTATAAGTAAtctcagtaaataaaatgtatccaGTTTATGAGCTAGAGATACAGTTCGATGATGGAACTCTTGTTCAAGGAGTACAAGGCTCTAAATTCAACCCCCAAGCCCATTAAAAAACTGAATTGCAGGGCATAaggacctttaatcccagcaattaaaaggcagagacaggtggattcctgtgAATTcaagggtagccagggctacataataagactgtatctcagaaacaaacacaactgGCCCGtggaggtggtgcatgcctttaatcctagccaggaatacacggagaaaccctgtctcaaaaaaaatgacaaaccaaccaagcaaaaggTGACTGTGAAGAAGAGAGGGTAACAAAGCAAAAGTCtctgaggcaggggaagaggaagaggagctgtGACTGAAGCAACAAGCTCTGGCGACCCGGCAACCCAGAAATGCACACAATGTCTCCAAAATATCCAAAAGTAACAATCTATAAAGGCAGAAccatagagatggctcagggctcaAGAGCACCCATTCCTCCTCCAGAGAGTAAGTCTGGTTCTCAGCCCCTGTAACaggtggctcccaactgcctgcaactccagcacaggggatctgacaccctcttctggcctctgaaggaaccaacatacatacacatgcagacgcAAACACgaagacataaaaataagtcttttataAGTCATATTACTAATCCCAGCATACGGGAGGCAAGGacagttcgaggccaacctggtctgcaaagtgagttccaggacagtcagggctacacaaagaaaccctgtctcaaaaaaccaaaaaaaaaaaaaaaaaaaaaaaaaaaaaaaaaaagtcatattacTTGAACAAGACAGCTCATCAGGTAAAAGTTGTCTCCTAAGCCTTGCAACCNNNNNNNNNNNNNNNNNNNNNNNNNNNNNNNNNNNNNNNNNNNNNNNNNNNNNNNNNNNNNNNNNNNNNNNNNNNNNNNNNNNNNNNNNNNNNNNNNNNNNNNNNNNNNNNNNNNNNNNNNNNNNNNNNNNNNNNNNNNNNNNNNNNNNNNNNNNNNNNNNNNNNNNNNNNNNNNNNNNNNNNNNNNNNNNNNNNNNNNNNNNNNNNNNNNNNNNNNNNNNNNNNNNNNNNNNNNNNNNNNNNNNNNNNNNNNNNNNNNNNNNNNNNNNNNNNNNNNNNNNNNNNNNNNNNNNNNNNNNNNNNNNNNNNNNNNNNNNNNNNNNNNNNNNNNNNNNNNNNNNNNNNNNNNNNNNNNNNNNNNNNNNNNNNNNNNNNNNNNNNNNNNNNNNNNNNNNNNNNNNNNNNNNNNNNNNNNNNNNNNNNNNNNNNNNNNNNNNNNNNNNNNNNNNNNNNNNNNNNNNNNNNNNNNNNNNNNNNNNNNNNNNNNNNNNNNNNNNNNNNNNNNNNNNNNNNNNNNNNNNNNNNNNNNNNNNNNNNNNNNNNNNNNNNNNNNNNNNNNNNNNNNNNNNNNNNNNNNNNNNNNNNNNNNNNNNNNNNNNNNNNNNNNNNNNNNNNNNNNNNNNNNNNNNNNNNNNNNNNNNNNNNNNNNNNNNNNNNNNNNNNNNNNNNNNNNNNNNNNNNNNNNNNNNNNNNNNNNNNNatcccagcactcgggaggcagaggcaggcagatttctgagttcgaggccagcctggtctacagagtgagttccaggacagccagggctaaacagagaatccctaactcgaaaaaccaaaaaaattaaaaaattaaaaatttaaaaaaaaaaagtacttgttgctcctgcagaggacccaggtccaatTCCTAGTACCTAGTTCATTCCTAGCACAACGGCTCACAATCATTTCTGCCTTCACTCCCAgtggatctgatactctcttctgacctccacagataccatgcatgtacatggtacatacacataatgcagacaaaacaaatatacaaataaagaaatacatctctgtgtatctgtgtgcattttaatatttacatttttataaggaTGTTATATGCATCATGTATGTCTTCGGATCCACTGGAACTCAAGTAACAGACGGTTCAGTTGTCACCTGCACACTGCCAGCTGCCATACaggtgccgggaattgaactcaggtactctGAGAGAGCAACCAGTACTCTGACCCACTAAACCATGGCTCCAGACCACaagaaatgtatctttaaaaaaggaaaagaatggaagaaaatacccttgaatgtttttaattattattgtacaTGATAATATACACAAGAAAAGGTAAGCAAATGTAAGTGACCCTCTAGTCCCTCCACACTTAACTGTCTGCTTACCTCCAACATGGCAACCAACTCGGACTTGGAAATGCCAATTCGGTCTCTGTCACAACTGTCAACCACATAGATGACTGCATCTGTGTTTGAATAATAACATCTCCAGTATGgcctaaaaaaaaattcaaaaacatgTTATCTCTTGCAAAACACCTGACATGTCGTTTTGGTTGCTGGACTTGGTCAATGATGGGAGTTGGGGTTACTTGCCAGCCCTGCTAGATTTACTGTTTCTGATAGAATTACCTCTGGCATCACTCTCAGTATGACTGGGTTGatagaaaagtaataaatattaaattacagGCATAAATCTAAAGTTTCAAGCTTTGAACTTCAGGATAAGAAgatacaaatataattttcaaaaactaCTAAATACACTGATAGGAAAGTTACCCATAGACCTGATCACTATAATTTACCAGTCTTTAACcaggaatcctttttttttttattttgttctgcttccagagacaaagtttctctgtatacctctggttgtcctggaattcaatcaaccagactggcctcaaactcacagatcctcccgcatctgcctctcaagtgatgaAACTTAAGGCACATGTCACCGCTGCCTGGAAATTTTAATGTGACTTTTTATGTCCTTAATCACTAATGACAACTAGGAGTAGAATTGTATACAATTAGAAGTAATCTCAAATCGGGTGGTGGAGCACcaataattccagcacttggaaggcagaggcaagctgaccTCTGtaaacttcaaggccagcctgatctacagagcaagttccaggataacagagagatcctttctcaaaataataataataataataataataataataataataataatatcatctCAAAGGTAACTTACTAAACAAAATGAGTCACTGAACAACAGAATATTTAGTTGACTGTATTACTAATcaatctcctcccctctccctctctctttcccctccccccttctccctctccatctctctccctctcttttgtcTTCTATGAAAGTCtcaccctggctgacctggaactagatatgtagaccaggctggcctctaactcagagttcctcctgcctctgcctcccagtgctgggattaaagatgtgcaccagtATTTTTAACAGCAACTTTATTACTACTCTAAGCTGGTCCCTAGTCACTGACATTTGCCAAGTACTAGATTTCAGGAGGTTCCTGCACTTCTATCAGCCTGCATGGACTTACATGAATGCCAAACGGTCTCTCAGAGGGGACAATGACAAAACCCAAACAAGGGGCCAGTTTTTGAAACTTCTGGGTTCTCATGAAAGAACTTTCATTTAAGTGGCTATCTGAGACACTGAGCCCCTTAGATTTTAACCGCTGATGTTCTAAGGAAGGTACGGAGGTTCGAATCCTACCATATTTTAAACAATACGACGCCTATCTAATTTCCAACAGGAGATATATTTTGGTTTAGTGCTGTCAGCGTTAAGAAGAGCCATTaatcaggcggatttctgagttcggggccagcctggtctatagagtgagttccaggacagccaggactacacagagaaaccctgtctcgaaaaaccaaaaaaaaaagccgggtgtggtggcgcacgcctttaatcccagtactcgggaggcagaggcaggcggatttctgagttcgaggccagcctggtctacaaagtgagttccaggacagccagggctatacagagaaaccctgtctcgaaaaaaaaaaaagagccattaATGTTAAATACCACCAAATGATCTGGTGTTTATACCATACCTGATACTTGTCTGTCCTCCTAAGTCCCAAACTTGGAATTTGAGATTTTTGTATGTCACTGTCTCCACATTAAATCCAATAGCTGAAAGAGAAATCAAATCAACAGATACGTAAACTAATATACTCTACCTTTACAAAGTGTCCAACTTCACTGAGTTTTAGCAACTGCTTGTAATATCTAATCACATTATGGGCTGGATTAATATAACACTTAAGACAatatccttccccctccctctctctcctccctccctctccctccctccctccctccctccctcttttcctctctccctctccttctctctggctGGCCAGCTGGCTATCGAGTCCCAGACATCTGCTCTGCCAgcctgcctccccactgctggaATCATAACTGTGCATTCACAATTAGGATCCCACATCCATGTAGTAGGTAGTTGCTACCTACTAAGCAATTTTCCCAGCCCCAGAAGTCTATTAAACTACCCTGAGCACTGGTATATAAGTGTTCAGAAAGTCTTGTACAGTTATAGATTCAAAAGCTGACGCTCTGGCAGACATGAGTAATGAAAATCAATATAGAAAACTAGGCTCTAGATTCAATAAAGCCATGCTCTCTGCAGGCTGCAGCCGTACAGACCCTCTACAGGCATCCCAAGAACTCACTCATAACAAGGTCATAGCTCGAGAGTCAATATCTCATCCCTTTTGTCTGCCATCCTTCTTAGGTGTGCCTCGACACCACACAGCTAAAATCAGAaactattttcaaagaaaatctaaatgaGGGAGAAAGTAATGCTGAAAACACTTGGGTGGACATGTACAAAGTTTGCTCTCATTTCCTaagcttaggaaaaaaaaaaagaaaagaaaaagtcaggtcaggcctttaatcccaggacttaggaggcagaggcaggccagcctggtctacagaatgagttccagggcatccagggctacacagagaaaccctgtctcagaaaagagacAAACAAAGTCAGAGTGAAACTGACTTACGATTACCACTGATTTTTGTTTCCTATCTTTAATGATGTGTTGGTAGATGATGTATTTGGCAGGTAAGTATGCACAttacatctgaaaaataaaaccatggcaAATGTAGCAAACTAAAAAGCAAGTTCCTGTCTTCCTCAGAACTAGGCATGTGCAGGTCTATGTCCACCACCGTCAAAAACTGTTTATGTGCAAACTGCCCACACTGCAGTCCACACACCGTGTAGCACTGTGCACTGCAGAGGCCACCAAAAACTGCCCATGTGGAGAGGGGAGTCTCAAAAGTAAGAatcaaaggaaatgaaacagGCACAAAGCTGCAAAGGGAATAACAGATGCTACAAAATCCaaacattcctttttaaaaggaaaagagaaaagacctGGAAAGTTTAATAGTGACATAATGGGAATATCTAACAGAATAATTCAAAGCACACAATTTAAAATCTTGAGCAAATTCTACAGATTCTTcaacttaattaaaatgtattaatctTATCTCTCTAAATTTAGCTCAACAAATGAAAAGGTTGGACCAAGAGTATCCACCCCCAAATAATAAACTAGGAAGGGCTATCTGCAAATAACTTTCTAAGACAGCAAGAATAACAAGGCCACGAGCAGAGTTAAAATTACGGTTCAAGTGGTTCTTCTCCTTGGTTTTCAGGTACCAGGTCATATTAATGCTCTGCTTCTACAAttcccagtttttttttgttgttgttgttgtttgttttttaaagatttatttatttaatgtaagtacactgtagctgtcttcagacactccagaagagggagtcagatcttgttacagatggttgtgagccaccatgtggttgctaggatttgaactccggaccttcggaagagcagtcgggtgctcttacccactgagccatctcaccagccctacaatTCTCAGTTTTAAAAGTGATCTACAGAATTACTTAGAAGAATCTACACTGTGATTCAAGCAATAAATATGTAGAAAAAGGTGCTTTGGGTGCAACAATACCGATTTAACATCTACATACATCAATATACAAGTTAGCAAAGTACTTAATGAAGATAGATAGTATCTTCATTAAGCAGTAAAGATTTAGGGATTCAAACAGAGAAGCCTGTTTGTGTACCTAGACAGGGAACCTTAAACTGCACCTAAATGcttcttaggtttttgtttgtttgtttgtttttgcttttgtttttaaaacattgtcaGCATCATTTCCATAGTGGAAGTTTACAAACCCCCATCGTATGACTCATTTATTCAGAAAGCTGTATTAGATGGAAATATGAAAAGTCTTATCAAACAAATACTTACTTGGAATAGTAGTAACAACTTCTCCAACCTGTAATCTGTACAAAATTGTCGTTTTTCCAGCACCATCTAATCCCAAAATTAAAATCCTCATTTCTCTGGTTCCAAAGAGACTGgaaaaaatacttgagaaaaagCCACCTacaagataataaaaacaaaaatgtatttctgagAAATGTCAGGCAGGCAGAACACATCATCAGACATGTAGACACTGCCCCTCAGGAGTCCAGTTCATTTTCTCATCAATAGAATAAGGACACGGTAACTTAGTGCAGTCTCCTCCTTACCCATAGATACCACATTGCCAGGCAGGGGAAAAGCAGCACTACGAGGTGCTCggtttagaccaggctggcctcaaactcatatagagatcccctgcctctgtttcctgggcGCATTAGAAACTCTTATTTTAGACAGAAAAATGACATTCGCCACTTTATGAAATATCTCCAGGAACCTTTATGTGCCCAAGGCACCCTGAGATGTAAAAGCATTTGTGGCACAAATACTTTGCCTTCAAAAGTCActaaagtggggggggggggaggtcacaaTAGAAAGTGAGAAAACGGAAACGTGGGGGATATTTAGAATATGCTCAACATGCAATATatacggacacacacacacacaattttacaaataaaaggcAAGGCCTTTGGCTAGTGCTCCAATAGGAGGCTAAAGCAATagcagtgagtctgaggccatcttTGGCTGCAGCATGAGTTGCGTTCAAGAGTAgacaacttagtgagatcctatctcaaagttTTAAAAGGGCTGAAGCTATACAGCTCAGCAGAAGGGCGTTGCCTAGCATACTCAAGGCTGACTTCCAACAGCGCTCGCTTGTAGGCATACAAACGCACACGCTCACggaaaggaaagcagaggagagaggaagaaggaagagatatTACTTTGCTATTTGAGGGGAATGGCAGAATTAAAGCTGCCcactctagaaaaacaaacacgGAGCAAGCTGTATACAGAAAGAATGGGTGTGTCCTGACAAAGTCCTTTCGCCCGTTTAGACGTCCAGAGGCGGAAAAGCAACGCCGAAGGGTTACAGAAAACCGAACGGAACTATAATGCTCCGGATCCACACGCTTCTGAGAAAACTGAGTTAAGTACTGACAGAAAACGAAGATTCTGCAACTCCTAGAAGCTCCAGCTGTACCGGAGCATCACCACCGTCGGGTGCGCTCGGACGTCTACCGTAGTTCCCTCGCCTGGAGAAGAGCGAATCTACGAAGCGACATTAACATCTCACTCCCTGTCCCGCCGGACTCTCCCACTTCACAATCCACCTAACTCCATCCACCATCTCCACGGACAGCTAGCCAAGGCGGGCGAGCGGACAGGAGCAGCGCCAAGGAGCAACAAACAACACCCGTCCTCGGGTTTCTCAAAAGTGACGcagtcccaacacccacaccGAAGCCACCAAGCTTCCACGAAGGGTCAGACACCTCGGTGAACCTGCAGCTGCCTGGCTGCCAGGCACCCGACGCCCCGTTCCGCCTACCCAACCGAGATGGGGGATGCAGGATGAGGGGGAAAGGCCGGGCTGGGATCATTCCGGACCCCGCGGGTGCAAGGGACCGAGCCCGGAGGTGGAAATCTCCCCGCAGGTGAAGAGCCAAGGTAGCGAAGAGCTGCCCGCGGCCCGGCCGGTCCCCTCGGCCGCCTGACGCCCTTCCCACGCTCCTCACCCATGATGAACCGCCGCCGCGCCCTCGCCGATCCTCCGAGACAGGCCGGGACTCGGCAGCGACTCCTAGTTGAGCCTGGGCGCCGCCACCTCCGCTGCTCCGGGACTCGGGTTCCGAAGCAGACTCCTCCAAGCCAGGTCGGCCAGCAACTTCCACGTCGTCCACCCAGCGGGGGCGGGAGCCGGGGCGAAAGGCCACTGCGACTGCGCGCCGGGCACGGAGGTCTGGGCGTCCGCGTCGGCGCTTTCGATGCAACTCCCAGGCGCTCTGAGTGTAGCCGAAATGAACGCCAcaattataacattaaaaaaaaattaaagaccaaAAGTGTTTCCTGATCCCACTTTTCTGGACAATAAGGCCttctcaaatattaaaatggGACTTTTTCGTGTTAAAGTCTGATATCATATAGTGGCGAATCGGCCAACGCAAAATAAGAGCTCGATGAAGCGAAGGCACGGTACGCTGGCGCCGGTTGCAGCGTCCCGGTGGTTGCAGATCCTGGAGCAGTCTGCGGAGGCGGTTCACTTTCCTCTAAATGCATTCCCGCAGGAGGAGCCAGGGTTACGTAATAATAACGAGAAAGCTCACCCGCAGTCACTGCATGCCACCAACACGGGGCACCCTCGTACCCGAGGTGTCGAATTTTTGTTCTCTGGGTGGCCATCTGACCGACCACCCTTCCGCCTCCGCAGAACTGGGAACTTGTTGCCTTCCTGCAACTTGAGTTTTAAGTTAGGAAGTTTTCGATAGTGAAAGGGTTTGgtgttttcttaaaattcttagaAACGCGTCTTGCTTCTGCGCAGCCACTCAGAGAGGCTCGAGGCGCGCTCCAGGTCGGATCCACATGTAACCCACGCCACGGCCAAGGAAGGTACTGCTGCTGGAGTTCTCATGGACGTCAATACTGCTTTGCAAGAGGTGCTCAAGACCGCCCTGGTCCACGATGGCCTGGCACGAGGAATTCACGAAGCTGCCAAAGCCTTAGGCAAGCGCCAAGCCTATCTCTGTGTGCTTGCATCCAATTGTGATAAACCTATGTACATCAAGTTGGTGGAAACCCTCTGTGCTGAGCACCAAATCAACCTAATTAAGGTTGATGACAACAAGAAACTGGGGGAATGGGTAGGCCTCTGCAAAATTGATCGAAAGGGGAAACCTCGGAAAGTGATAGGTTGCAGCTGTGTGGTGGTTAAGGACTTTGGCCAAGAATCTCAGGCTAAAGATGTCATTGAAGAGTACTTCAAATGCAAGAAATGAACGACAAAAttggcttattttcttttaagtttctcaaaacagaaaagtaCAATTATCTCAAGCTCTTGAGTTTTCGCCGGAAATAATAATAGCACTTTTTTAGGAGGTTTTTCTTCCAAATGTAAACTTTGCATTATTATGTTCTTGTTTATAATGAGAATGCTCATCTTTTTGGAAGTTTACCGACTGCCTAAGATTTAGTATAGCATTATTAGGGTTTAATTGACAAAATATTATATGCATGTTGcacagtgatatatatatacacatacatatgcatgagAGAGAAATAATTACCGTGAACATAGACAAACCCTCATATATTCCCTTTTCCTGTAGGTTAAGCACACTGAAGATCTATTTGGCAATTTTCAAATAGGCAGTGTATTGTTATTAAATATAGTTATCATGCTGCGACTATACTTATAAGGAATTTGTTCATCCTGTTGCAAAAGAATCTGTACCATTTTACCAATGTACCTGCATCCCTGCTCCATCCCCCGACAGTCGCCATTGCGCTCTCTGCTTCGGAATTTTCACCATAGATTCCACCTATGAATTAAATCTCCCAATGCCCTCATAGGTAGAAATGTGTGATTTTTGTATTaagcttatttcatttagcagAATGACTTctacattcattttataaatgaaattatttccttttcaagGCTGACTAGTTTTTGTTAAGCATGTGCCTTTGTACATTCACATCATATTTTCCACATTAATAAGCTTATTCAGGTTGATTTTATACCTTCttatgtagatttatttttataatttttgagtaTGTATGTGCCCATGGCATGCATGTAAGTATGTACACATGAGGACCGCTGCTCTGAAAAGCCAGCAACATCTGGAGCTtgtccagagctggagttatagacaattgtgaaccACCTGCTGTGGGTACTGCAATCCAAGtcagggtcttctgcaagaatagtCATTAGCTGATGAGCCACCTCTTTAGC from Mus pahari chromosome 9, PAHARI_EIJ_v1.1, whole genome shotgun sequence includes:
- the Arl1 gene encoding ADP-ribosylation factor-like protein 1; amino-acid sequence: MGGFFSSIFSSLFGTREMRILILGLDGAGKTTILYRLQVGEVVTTIPTIGFNVETVTYKNLKFQVWDLGGQTSIRPYWRCYYSNTDAVIYVVDSCDRDRIGISKSELVAMLEEEELRKAILVVFANKQDMEQAMTPSEMANALGLPALKDRKWQIFKTSATKGTGLDEAMEWLVETLKSRQ